One window from the genome of Nitrosomonas sp. Is35 encodes:
- a CDS encoding DUF2130 domain-containing protein produces the protein MTEPTITCPNCKTEIKLTESLAAPLIESTRRQFEQRLAQKDSEIIQREQAMREKEKQLAEDKRRLEDQVANQVAEQLKVERARVIAEESKKAKLASAAELENKARELTELQEVLKSRDEKLAEAQKAQAELIKKQRELDDAKRELELTVEKRVQDGLIEVRTLAKKEAEDEQKLKVMEKEQTITAMQKQIEDLKRRAEQGSQQLQGEVQELELENLLRSKFPFDAIEPVPKGEYGGDVLHRVVGTGGQTGGTILWEFKRTKNWSDAWLVKLRDDQRTAKAEIAVIVSQILPKGVETFELVEGVWVTHPRAALPVAMILRQSLLEVALARQSSEGQQTKTEMVYQYLTGPRFRQRVEAIVEAFSTMQEDLDKERKAIMKQWAKREEQIERVMGATVGMYGDLQGIAGKSLQEIEGLELPALGNSGQ, from the coding sequence ATGACAGAGCCAACGATCACCTGCCCTAACTGCAAAACAGAAATTAAGCTAACCGAATCATTGGCAGCTCCGCTGATTGAATCCACGCGTAGGCAGTTTGAGCAACGACTGGCGCAAAAAGACAGCGAAATTATCCAGCGTGAACAAGCCATGCGTGAAAAAGAAAAGCAACTGGCAGAAGACAAGCGCAGGCTTGAAGACCAAGTGGCCAATCAAGTAGCAGAACAGTTGAAAGTAGAGCGTGCTCGCGTGATTGCGGAAGAATCTAAGAAGGCTAAACTGGCCAGCGCTGCCGAGCTGGAAAACAAAGCGCGTGAACTGACCGAATTACAAGAAGTGCTTAAATCCCGCGACGAAAAGTTGGCGGAAGCGCAGAAAGCACAAGCTGAGCTCATCAAGAAACAGCGTGAACTCGATGATGCCAAGCGCGAACTGGAACTCACCGTAGAAAAGCGAGTGCAGGACGGATTGATCGAAGTCCGCACTCTCGCCAAAAAAGAAGCTGAAGACGAGCAGAAACTGAAAGTGATGGAAAAGGAACAAACCATTACCGCGATGCAGAAGCAGATCGAAGATCTAAAGCGTAGGGCTGAACAGGGTTCTCAGCAACTACAAGGTGAAGTACAGGAACTTGAGCTGGAGAATCTGCTGCGTAGCAAATTTCCTTTCGATGCGATTGAGCCAGTGCCCAAGGGAGAATACGGCGGAGATGTGCTGCACCGTGTTGTCGGCACAGGTGGTCAAACTGGGGGCACCATTCTGTGGGAATTCAAGCGCACCAAGAACTGGAGCGACGCGTGGCTGGTAAAACTGCGCGATGATCAGCGAACTGCAAAGGCAGAAATCGCTGTGATCGTGAGTCAGATTTTGCCGAAAGGCGTTGAAACCTTCGAATTGGTCGAAGGTGTCTGGGTCACACATCCGCGTGCTGCTCTACCGGTAGCTATGATATTACGCCAATCATTGCTGGAAGTTGCTCTGGCACGCCAGTCATCCGAAGGCCAACAAACCAAAACCGAAATGGTCTATCAATACCTCACCGGCCCACGTTTCCGCCAGCGTGTGGAAGCCATTGTTGAAGCGTTTTCCACTATGCAGGAAGATCTTGATAAAGAACGTAAAGCAATTATGAAACAGTGGGCCAAACGTGAAGAGCAGATTGAGCGTGTGATGGGGGCTACAGTTGGGATGTATGGCGACTTGCAGGGAATTGCGGGCAAATCGTTGCAGGAGATTGAAGGGCTCGAATTGCCGGCTCTTGGAAACAGCGGTCAATGA